In Oncorhynchus nerka isolate Pitt River linkage group LG21, Oner_Uvic_2.0, whole genome shotgun sequence, the genomic window ATAAAGTACATTCAGGACACTCAATAGTGGGAGATGAGGGTTGGCAATACATTAACTATGGACACAAGGGTTTAGAGTTTGAAACGGAGGGACtatcacagaggacaggagaTCAACATCCTAAAAGGTCATTGTTTCATACAATGAGTGAGGAGTAATCTTAGTTTGTTGCGATGTGAGGATATCAGGCTGACTTACGAGGTAGCTCAGGGCACTGGCCAGCTGTTTGGCTACAGTAAATTTCCACTGAGGGGTGACCAGCGCCCTTTCCCTTCGCAGGAACACATCCAGAGGCCCAAACTCCACAAACTCCTCCACCATGATGTCTGCAGACAGGTCAAATACAAGGATTATTATCTAGGATCACACCACTTACTGTTAGAGATGACCGACACTTCACTGTATTGAGTCTAATTTAAAGGCTACAGTTTGGCTGAGAGTCAGGCTTGTGGTTGTACTGTACACCAGTCCCGTTGCCTAGTAATTCAAACAACCAATACAATTAACCTTCTGGGAAGGAAGTGTCAGTGCTGAAGAAGGAAGTTGCACAGCTGAATGAGGAAGTGTGAGGTTGAGTAGTGCCATGGTGACTTACTCTCAGATCCTTTGACAGACACTCCGTGTACAAAGACCAGGTGACTGTGAGATACTTGGCTCATCAGACTGGCTGTTTCAAAGAACGCCTAcgagaggacaggaaagaggaAGGATTATCAGGACATTGTAAACAAAGGTTCACATTTAACAGAGTCTACCGTGAAAACGGTAGCTTCGAACCAACAAGGTAACCGTTGTGTGATTGAGGCAAACTGGGTTGGAACCTGGGATGGTGTTATCGCACAGAGCTAAAGTCCAGGCATTATCACACCGAGCTAGTCTTCAGGTCACAGGTAAGGTTACTCATCACGCAATCAATTCCTGTAAGAGGATAATGATACATTAATGTTAACTCACCAACGCTATGTCCTTGTGGCTCTGGTCCAAGATCTTAAGAACCACTCGGATCTCTTTGCGATCAGTAAGATTGTTGTTCCACttgtcctcctcatcctcctcctcgacTCCGCCCCACACCAACAGACTGCCAGAGTAGATGTTGGTCCTGGTCCCACGGCCCAGATGCTGCTCCTAAGCACAGGGACAACCAGACATACAGCCATTTTAGAAGTACTTGGGTACAAAccggacaaagatagagaagagcATCAGTGTTCAGTAGGGAGAAATGTATTGGAATTTAGTGAAACTGGGAGGTACTGTTGCAAAGGTGTGCCCTACTGAATATAACCCAGGTGAAACATACACAAAGAAGGGCGCtgacagagagatatatagaagagaatcaaatcaaatgtatttatatagcccttcgtacatcagctgatatctcaaagtgctgtacagaaacccagcctaaaaccccaaacagagaaacctagagaggaaccaggctatgaggggtggccagtcctcttctggctgtgccgggtggagattataacagaacattgccaagatgttcaaatgttcataaatgaccagcatggtcaaataataataatcacagtagttgtcgagggtgcagcaagaaTGCCAATCTCTCTCACCTGGGTGATCTCCTTGTCTTTGATCTGATGGAACCTCAGCTGAGTCAGACAGAGGGCCACAGAGTCAGGCTGAACACACTGGTCCGCACCCTGCCTCATCACCAAGAGGTTGGACAGTTCTGCAGCACACAAACACTCATTTAAATACAGTATAGGAAAACATGGACACACAACACATCCTTAGAGAATAACATCTCTGTACATATGTTGAGCTGTGGTATGTTAGGGGCAGAACAACACCAATGCACATCTATGAAAAACACACTAACCTGCAGGTCGGGGTTGGCAGCATTTCTTCACAGTGAAATTGTCCGTGCCAGACTTGAGCACAAAGGTCTTGAGGCTGTCGGTGAGCTCCTTGACACTGGAGAACTCCCGGTCCCAGCCTTCCAGAGAAAACACTGAACCACTATGCAGGATCCTGAACTGCTTGTGGATTGCAGCTTGTCCATTCTATAGGAAGCCAgcaaagacacacacatgcatccaAATATATAACTTCTAATGACATTGTATTGCTTTTCACATTTTCAGACTCTACATTTTCCATGTGCCTCGTCCTTCAGGGCTTGGTGCAGAGGCGCGTTTACCTGACTCTTGTTTAGAACAGCTAATATGATGCGGTGGTAGTCGAGGACGCTCCAGCGCACAAGAAAGGCTCCCTCTTCAACTGCTTCCTTCCTCAGTCTCTGCAGCACAAAGTCATCACTGAAAAAGACAGTCAGAATTGTAGTGGGAgccagggcagtgtgtgtgtgtgtgtgtgtatgtgtgtgttactcactTCATTGGTCCATGGAGACCATTGGTGGCACTGAGCACTACTCTGGGCGGAGCCACCTCGTGACACAGGTAGTGGTGTGCGTCTGCAGTAAGCCGGAAGTACCCGTCCAGCAGGGAGACGAAAGACAGAGCCTCAAGGCTGGAATTCATTTGAACCTCCTGCACACATATAAACATATCATCCTCAGACAACACCACCTACACACATTTCAGTCAGATACTCCGCTTCCGTACAGACATACATCATATAGTAAGATGcaacttcacacacacacttataactTGAGATCTGCACACTTGACTTAGGTTTTTGCATAAATCATGCAATGTTGTCAATGGGGGATTTGCACAAAACATGGAGCTACGTGTGTGTATCTCAAGATAGGTTTGGGGCCCAACAGAAAGCAGTTGAGAGGCAGGTGCTCGAACCATAGAGAAGTTGTCCTGTTTAATGATGCTGACGTTGGCTCCAGTGATGGTGATGTGGGAGATTTCCGGGAAGTCGCAGAAAGACGTCCATGTGTCAGAGGATTTAGGTTCTTGCTGGAGGGGCGATTGCTTCACACTTTTCCGATTCCCTAAGTAATCGTTCCCAAAGTAACTGTTGGCCTGGGCCTAGAATGGATAGACACAACTTACAGAGCATCCCACAGAAGGCACACTACGAGAAACACACAAAGGCAACTCACAGTTCTAACTAGCAGTCAAAGAGCTTGATAGACAtccaatgagacagacagaaataccTTCTGCACTGTGATCTTCCTCCACTGAATCCCCTTGGTACCAGACACCATGACTTCATGCATGACCTGAGGGCCAAAGTTCTCAGGGTCAGAGCCCCCGTGGGCGTGGCTGGTGTTGAGGTAGGAGCCGCTCCCGTCGCCCCCGTCCTTCCTCAGCTCCAGTTGGGCCGCGAGGAAGGTCTCGGTACCGAAGCGGGGGGCTAGGTGCTCCAGAGTAGACAGGTATTTATACATGACCTCCTGGGAGCCCAGGCGTCCTAAGTCCACAGTGTGCTCCTGGAAGGTCCTCACGAAGTCAGCAAACACACGCCGGATACGGATCTTGGTCAGGAAGTTGTCCCTCACTATATGTTTGGAGAAGGATCTCGGAATGCAGCGCAGGAAGCTACAGTATGGCAAGGGGAATATGGAAGTCAATCAAAACATTACGGCTGCGTTTGTAAAGGCACTAGTTTCCCTCTATAATGCACTAGTTTTGATAGTGagtgaataaggtgccattttcaACACAGCCTCAGACTATAGTAATGTCTGAAACCTTGTCAAAGCCCTTCCTAAACAATGCACCCATCCCCTCTGACTCATGGCTTACCTGACAGACTTGGCCACTTCCTGTAGCGTGCAGCCTGAGCACAGGGCCTGGTGAGAGAGGTGCAGCACAGCCATCCCCAGACTCTCATTCTTAAAGCGACTCAACTCTTCTTTTCCTTGAGCATCCTCCATCGGCATGACATCATTCACAAAATCAAACTTTGCCTAAGAGAAACAAAAGGGAAATGAGTTTTTTCACAATATGAAAACGTCCGTGTGACACAGGAATATTATGTTAATGCACACTTCCACAGGAATATATGAATACAAACACATTTTGGATAAAAACACGCCTCTTTCTGAAACTCACCTGGCAGAAGAGGTATTCCAGGGAGGTCATTTCTAGTAGAGGTGAGCCCTCGTGCCGTGTCCCTGACCGTGGGGCATATCGCGACACTGACGGTTCCTTCTCACTCAACCCATGCCAATTCCGAAAGTAAAACCTGGGAACCGAAAGAGAAAATTCCCTATATAAATATGCCTGTACATAAAAGCATACAGTGCataatctctctcacacacacacacacacacacacacacacacacacacacacacacattgtgttaggttagattactcgttggttattactgcactgtcggaactagaagcatttcgctacactcgcattaaaatctgctaaccatgtgtatgtgacaaataaaatgtgattttacacACACTATAAAAACAGTTGGCTGGTATGCCCTCGCCCTTCTGAGCAGTCAGCTGTGAATACCCTCACCTGCTAGTACAATTATGCTGACTGGGATTTGGGTTCTGACCTTCCACAGGGTGTCGGTACAGAACAATGCTGATGCTTCTCTGGGTTCTGATGCTCCACAGGATGTCCACTCAGAACAATGCTGATGCTTCTCTGGGTTCTGATGCTCCACAGGATGTCCGCTCAGAACAATGCTGATGCTTCTCTGGGTTCTGATGCTCCGCAGGATGTCCGCTCAGAACAATGCTGATGCTTCTCTGGGTTCTGATGCTCCGCAGGATGTCCACTCAGAACAATGCTGATGCTTCTCTGGGTTCTGACCCTCCACAAGATGTCCGGTCAGAACAATTTtgaggtagtcgggtgtgctatttacagattggctgtgtacaggtgcagtgatcagtaagctgatgcttaaagttagagagggagatataagactccagcttcagagatttttgcaattcgttccagtcattggcagcagggaactggaaggaaaggcggccaaagtaagtgttggctttggggatgaccagtgcaatatacccgctggagtgcgtgctacgggtgggtgttgctatggtgaccagtgagctgagataaggcggggctttacctagcaaagacttatagatgaccttgcgccagtgggtttggcgatggatatgtagtgagggccagccaaggaGAGCATAcag contains:
- the LOC115104241 gene encoding non-receptor tyrosine-protein kinase TYK2-like, giving the protein MSRSGRSKSTRTGSSTGQCEPPQGPGVHVYLFWTKGGERYLTHTEGKVTAEELSISAAQTVGITPLCHVLFSLYDPESHCWYSPNHFFNPEEQTSLTLHYRMRFYFRNWHGLSEKEPSVSRYAPRSGTRHEGSPLLEMTSLEYLFCQAKFDFVNDVMPMEDAQGKEELSRFKNESLGMAVLHLSHQALCSGCTLQEVAKSVSFLRCIPRSFSKHIVRDNFLTKIRIRRVFADFVRTFQEHTVDLGRLGSQEVMYKYLSTLEHLAPRFGTETFLAAQLELRKDGGDGSGSYLNTSHAHGGSDPENFGPQVMHEVMVSGTKGIQWRKITVQKAQANSYFGNDYLGNRKSVKQSPLQQEPKSSDTWTSFCDFPEISHITITGANVSIIKQDNFSMEVQMNSSLEALSFVSLLDGYFRLTADAHHYLCHEVAPPRVVLSATNGLHGPMNDDFVLQRLRKEAVEEGAFLVRWSVLDYHRIILAVLNKSQNGQAAIHKQFRILHSGSVFSLEGWDREFSSVKELTDSLKTFVLKSGTDNFTVKKCCQPRPAELSNLLVMRQGADQCVQPDSVALCLTQLRFHQIKDKEITQEQHLGRGTRTNIYSGSLLVWGGVEEEDEEDKWNNNLTDRKEIRVVLKILDQSHKDIALAFFETASLMSQVSHSHLVFVHGVSVKGSENIMVEEFVEFGPLDVFLRRERALVTPQWKFTVAKQLASALSYLETKQLVHGNVCAKNILVARRGLEEGTFPFVKLSDPGIALNVLSREERVERIPWIAPECVPSSAPFGSAADQWSFGATLLEICNNGDLPMSGSTLTEKERFYETRSRLTEPSSQELASLISMCLTYEPLERPSFRTVLRDLTELQIKNPDISPLESLPDADPNVFLKRYLKKIRDLGEGHFGKVILYVYDPANDGTGDYVAVKALKHEGGSHLREGWMKEIEILKSLYHSNIVKYKGCCSELGGQTVQLIMEFLPLGSLREYLAKHRLGVAHSLLFAQQICQGMDYLHSKRYIHRDLAARNVLVENEHLVKIGDFGLTKYIPEGDVYYRVRENGDSPVFWYAIECLKESKFSFSSDIWSFGVTLYEVLTHCEYRQSPPVKFFQMMGIVKGQMTVMVLIKLLEKHNRLPCPRDCPSEVRMLMQHCWDFDPARRPSFKSLIESIEAIRKTYERQPNVRLAQISQ